One stretch of Elephas maximus indicus isolate mEleMax1 chromosome 22, mEleMax1 primary haplotype, whole genome shotgun sequence DNA includes these proteins:
- the CDK2AP1 gene encoding cyclin-dependent kinase 2-associated protein 1 isoform X2 produces MSYKPNLNAHMPAAALNAAGGVHSPATSMATSSQYRQLLSDYGPPSLGYTQGTGNSQVPQSKYAELLAIIEELGKEIRPTYAGSKSAMERLKRGIIHARGLVRECLAETERNARS; encoded by the exons ATGTCGTACAAGCCGAACTTGAACGCGCACATGCCCGCCGCCGCCCTCAACGCGG CTGGGGGTGTCCACTCTCCTGCCACCAGCATGGCAACATCCTCTCAGTACCGCCAGCTGCTGAGTGACTACGGGCCACCATCCCTCGGGTACACCCAG GGAACTGGGAACAGTCAGGTGCCCCAGAGCAAATACGCCGAGCTGCTAGCCATCATTGAAGAGCTGGGGAAAGAGATCAGACCCACCTATGCAGGGAGCAAGAGTGCGATGGAGAGGCTGAAGCGAG GCATCATTCACGCCAGAGGACTGGTCCGGGAGTGCCTGGCTGAGACGGAACGGAACGCCAGATCCTAG
- the CDK2AP1 gene encoding cyclin-dependent kinase 2-associated protein 1 isoform X1, whose protein sequence is MLGPGGNAGFARLRPPLGARGRVDGPGGTGLAGDLKAGGVHSPATSMATSSQYRQLLSDYGPPSLGYTQGTGNSQVPQSKYAELLAIIEELGKEIRPTYAGSKSAMERLKRGIIHARGLVRECLAETERNARS, encoded by the exons ATGCTGGGCCCAGGCGGGAACGCCGGGTTTGCCAGGCTGCGGCCGCCCCTGGGGGCGCGGGGCCGGGTAGACGGGCCCGGAGGCACTGGCCTGGCCGGGGACTTAAAGG CTGGGGGTGTCCACTCTCCTGCCACCAGCATGGCAACATCCTCTCAGTACCGCCAGCTGCTGAGTGACTACGGGCCACCATCCCTCGGGTACACCCAG GGAACTGGGAACAGTCAGGTGCCCCAGAGCAAATACGCCGAGCTGCTAGCCATCATTGAAGAGCTGGGGAAAGAGATCAGACCCACCTATGCAGGGAGCAAGAGTGCGATGGAGAGGCTGAAGCGAG GCATCATTCACGCCAGAGGACTGGTCCGGGAGTGCCTGGCTGAGACGGAACGGAACGCCAGATCCTAG
- the CDK2AP1 gene encoding cyclin-dependent kinase 2-associated protein 1 isoform X3 — MATSSQYRQLLSDYGPPSLGYTQGTGNSQVPQSKYAELLAIIEELGKEIRPTYAGSKSAMERLKRGIIHARGLVRECLAETERNARS, encoded by the exons ATGGCAACATCCTCTCAGTACCGCCAGCTGCTGAGTGACTACGGGCCACCATCCCTCGGGTACACCCAG GGAACTGGGAACAGTCAGGTGCCCCAGAGCAAATACGCCGAGCTGCTAGCCATCATTGAAGAGCTGGGGAAAGAGATCAGACCCACCTATGCAGGGAGCAAGAGTGCGATGGAGAGGCTGAAGCGAG GCATCATTCACGCCAGAGGACTGGTCCGGGAGTGCCTGGCTGAGACGGAACGGAACGCCAGATCCTAG
- the MTRFR gene encoding mitochondrial translation release factor in rescue: MGASALLRFPTSLTRTCTVPRGLRRWEMLTFLDRETTVIQVQMAGKKSCPSLPALDESELEEQFVKGHGPGGQATNKTSNCVVLKHIPSGIVVKCHQTRSVDQNRKLARKILQEKVDVFCNGENSLVFKEKREAEKKKQERKKRAKETLEKKKFLKEQWELSKSAH; this comes from the exons ATGGGTGCCTCAGCTTTACTGCGTTTCCCCACATCACTGACCAGAACATGCACAGTGCCACGGGGCCTCAGGCGGTGGGAGATGCTGACATTCCTGGACCGAGAAACAACTGTCATTCAGGTCCAGATGGCAGGCAAGAAGAGCTGCCCTTCTCTGCCTGCCCTGGACGAGAGTGAACTTGAAGAGCAGTTTGTGAAAGGACATGGTCCCGGGGGCCAAGCCACCAACAAAACAAGCAACTGCGTGGTGCTGAAGCATATTCCCTCAGGCATCGTTGTCAAG TGTCATCAGACAAGGTCAGTTGATCAGAACCGAAAGCTGGCTCGGAAAATCCTCCAAGAAAAAGTGGATGTGTTCTGCAATGGTGAAAACAGTCTTGTTTTCAAAGAAAAACGAGAGGCAgagaagaaaaagcaagaaaggaaaaaaagagcaaaggaaaCCCTAGAGAAAAAGAAGTTCCTGAAAGAACAATGGGAATTGAGTAAAAGTGCCCACTGA